From Sporosarcina sp. Te-1, the proteins below share one genomic window:
- a CDS encoding helix-hairpin-helix domain-containing protein, giving the protein MNQSNDFPKGLSKPALRALAGSGYSSLKQLAEVTEKELAALHGMGPKGISLIKSALMETGCSFRSE; this is encoded by the coding sequence TTGAATCAATCAAATGATTTTCCAAAAGGATTATCAAAACCTGCTCTCAGAGCATTAGCTGGATCAGGCTATTCAAGCTTGAAGCAATTAGCGGAAGTGACCGAAAAAGAATTGGCCGCACTGCACGGTATGGGGCCGAAAGGTATAAGCCTAATCAAAAGTGCTCTTATGGAAACAGGATGTTCTTTTAGAAGTGAATAA
- a CDS encoding DUF1259 domain-containing protein yields the protein MKDMNLNPSNLCTEFARILGSTPSVINGVCTATRSRTNIHPVVLGRNAESFMFIPQAFTFENLDNDGRGLCLGETVILQEEINPFMSRLREHDIIVTAVHNHWLFDQPRLMYMHFESIDRPLAFARKVRDAMEVLITRDIYVKSNSHHDEFNDSFGSNLFRDEFRNRHTHNAHICDEFNRILGGTMHTFENDQCIVMKSRLNIKPVVLGENGRSFLLIPQMFAFESMTADGRALCSGETVILQEEINPFISVLRQHGIIVTAVHNHWLFENPRLMFMHWVSIDKPLAFARKVRDALSELTTREVFARK from the coding sequence ATGAAGGACATGAATTTGAATCCATCTAACCTCTGTACTGAGTTTGCGAGAATCCTTGGCTCTACTCCAAGTGTTATCAATGGGGTTTGTACAGCCACTCGCTCAAGAACCAATATTCATCCAGTCGTATTGGGGAGAAATGCAGAATCCTTTATGTTTATTCCTCAAGCATTTACGTTTGAAAATCTAGATAATGATGGCAGAGGTCTTTGCTTAGGAGAGACAGTTATTCTACAAGAAGAAATTAATCCGTTTATGAGCAGGCTTCGTGAACATGACATTATTGTAACGGCTGTACACAATCATTGGCTATTTGATCAACCACGTCTTATGTATATGCATTTCGAATCCATTGATCGTCCACTTGCTTTTGCGAGAAAAGTTCGAGATGCCATGGAAGTTTTAATCACGCGAGATATCTACGTTAAGTCAAACTCCCACCATGATGAATTTAATGATAGCTTTGGGTCAAACCTTTTTAGGGACGAATTTAGGAATCGACATACTCATAACGCGCACATTTGTGATGAATTTAACCGGATTCTCGGTGGAACAATGCATACATTTGAAAATGATCAATGTATTGTGATGAAATCGCGTCTGAATATCAAACCCGTCGTTCTCGGCGAAAACGGTCGATCCTTCCTTCTCATCCCACAAATGTTCGCTTTTGAATCAATGACAGCTGATGGGCGTGCGCTGTGTAGCGGGGAAACAGTTATTCTTCAGGAAGAGATCAATCCTTTTATTAGCGTCCTTCGTCAACATGGGATTATTGTGACTGCCGTCCACAATCACTGGTTATTTGAAAATCCACGGCTCATGTTTATGCACTGGGTATCGATTGACAAGCCACTTGCCTTTGCTAGAAAAGTGCGGGATGCGTTAAGTGAACTAACGACTAGAGAAGTTTTTGCGAGAAAATGA
- a CDS encoding SDR family oxidoreductase → MNQTKSKIAIVTGVSRLKGIGAAICVELAESGYDIFFTYWTEYDKKMPWSMNAEEPQKLKEELINKGVRAASLELDLTTDEAPEQLITSVREQLGYPDILINNAAYSTNNDFSDITAAVLDKHYMVNVRATTLLSSKFAQHFTKKSGGRIVNLTSGQFQGPMRGELAYATTKGAVDALTITLSAELAPLGITVNAINPGPTDTGWMTDKIKSGLAPLFPFGRIGEPQDAAKLIAFLVSDEAGWITGQIIHSEGGFKR, encoded by the coding sequence ATGAACCAAACAAAAAGCAAAATCGCTATTGTTACAGGGGTAAGCCGTCTGAAAGGCATCGGAGCGGCTATTTGTGTGGAGTTAGCCGAATCAGGATATGACATATTTTTTACCTATTGGACGGAATACGATAAAAAGATGCCCTGGAGTATGAATGCAGAGGAACCGCAAAAATTAAAGGAGGAATTGATAAACAAGGGTGTCCGGGCAGCATCGTTGGAGCTGGATTTAACCACTGATGAAGCACCTGAACAACTGATTACTAGTGTACGTGAACAACTTGGCTATCCGGATATTTTGATAAATAATGCAGCTTACTCTACTAACAACGATTTTTCGGATATCACGGCAGCCGTATTAGATAAGCATTACATGGTAAATGTTCGTGCAACGACGCTATTAAGTAGTAAATTCGCTCAGCATTTCACTAAGAAATCAGGAGGTAGAATCGTTAATCTTACATCAGGTCAATTTCAAGGTCCTATGCGCGGAGAATTAGCTTATGCCACGACAAAGGGAGCCGTCGACGCTTTAACTATCACCTTGTCAGCTGAACTAGCCCCCTTAGGGATAACGGTCAATGCCATTAATCCTGGCCCAACCGACACAGGCTGGATGACTGATAAAATAAAAAGTGGGTTAGCTCCTCTGTTTCCTTTCGGTAGGATAGGTGAGCCGCAAGATGCCGCAAAATTGATTGCATTTCTAGTTAGCGATGAAGCAGGTTGGATTACAGGCCAAATCATACATTCAGAAGGTGGATTTAAGAGATAA
- a CDS encoding branched-chain amino acid ABC transporter permease produces MKKSKRFWLFILLAVVIYSVVQLLITTGVFGSYYSNTLILMAINIILAVSLHLVIGITGQFSIGHAGFLAVGAYISAIITMKLELPFIIGIIAAGIIATLAGLVVGIPTLRLRGDYLAIATLGFAEIIRIIFLNIDYVGGAAGMQVSHYTTWTYAFVCLVITIIVITNFTNSRHGRACISIRENEVASDAMGINTTFYKVAAFAIGAFFAGVAGALYAHNFYIIQPVNFGFLKSFDILIFVVLGGLGSLSGSVIAAILLTLVSTYLQGFPETRMIIYSLVLILVMLYRPQGLLGTREITDFLPFKKARKGVAQHVK; encoded by the coding sequence ATGAAAAAATCAAAACGATTTTGGCTTTTTATTCTGTTAGCGGTAGTTATCTATAGTGTCGTCCAATTACTTATCACAACCGGAGTATTTGGCTCCTACTATTCCAATACCCTAATTTTAATGGCCATTAATATCATTTTGGCGGTCAGCCTACATTTAGTCATCGGAATAACCGGTCAGTTCTCTATTGGACATGCAGGATTTTTGGCAGTAGGTGCCTATATTTCTGCCATTATCACGATGAAATTAGAACTTCCGTTCATTATAGGGATTATTGCTGCTGGAATTATCGCCACATTAGCCGGACTAGTTGTTGGAATCCCTACTTTACGTTTAAGAGGCGATTACCTAGCTATTGCAACACTAGGATTTGCTGAAATAATCCGGATTATCTTTTTAAATATTGACTACGTTGGCGGAGCCGCAGGGATGCAAGTCTCGCATTATACGACATGGACCTACGCGTTCGTCTGCTTAGTTATTACTATTATAGTAATCACTAACTTTACAAACTCCAGGCATGGCCGTGCTTGTATTTCAATTCGAGAAAATGAAGTAGCCTCCGATGCCATGGGTATTAATACAACTTTTTATAAAGTAGCCGCGTTTGCAATCGGTGCATTTTTTGCCGGAGTTGCAGGTGCACTGTATGCCCACAATTTTTATATTATTCAACCTGTAAACTTTGGATTTTTAAAATCCTTTGATATTTTGATATTCGTTGTTTTGGGCGGGCTTGGCAGTTTGTCGGGTTCAGTCATTGCAGCCATATTGTTAACACTGGTTTCTACTTACCTTCAAGGATTTCCCGAAACACGTATGATTATTTATAGTCTTGTCTTGATATTAGTCATGCTTTATCGACCTCAAGGACTGCTGGGTACCCGTGAAATTACAGATTTCCTACCATTTAAAAAGGCCCGGAAAGGAGTGGCGCAGCATGTCAAATAA
- a CDS encoding ABC transporter substrate-binding protein, with product MKKKLFKVLAASALSVGLLAGCGESSGQSGDTIKIGVNLELSGGVASYGTGINKGVQLAVEEINAAGGIDGKEIELISVDNKSDGQEATSGAIKLTDQDKVAAIIGAATSGNTIAQVEIANDKKTVLITPSGTSMVVTVNEKGKLNDYAFRTTFIDPFQGTVAANFAINELGVKTAAVYGDNASDYAKGLGAAFIETFEAAGGKIVKEESYIAKDTDFRSTLTRIKSADPEFVYIPGYYEEVGLIVKQARELGIDVPLMGGDGWDSPTMVDLAGADALNNTFVTAAYSDEDPDPIIQNFVEAFKKKHKEAPDGFSALGYDTVYLLKDAIERAGSTDSTKIKEALEQTKDFPLVTGALSIDENHNPVKSATILEYVDGQMKFNSKVNPE from the coding sequence GTGAAGAAGAAATTATTCAAAGTATTAGCCGCCTCTGCTCTATCTGTAGGGCTACTGGCCGGATGCGGGGAAAGCAGCGGCCAAAGTGGAGATACGATTAAAATCGGTGTCAATCTCGAATTGTCAGGTGGCGTTGCGTCATATGGTACAGGGATTAACAAAGGTGTACAGCTTGCAGTTGAAGAAATCAATGCGGCTGGAGGAATAGACGGAAAGGAAATTGAACTCATTTCCGTGGATAATAAGTCAGATGGCCAAGAAGCGACAAGCGGAGCGATTAAGCTGACAGACCAAGATAAAGTCGCAGCAATTATCGGTGCTGCAACAAGCGGGAATACAATCGCACAAGTTGAAATTGCGAATGATAAAAAGACGGTGCTCATCACTCCTTCCGGTACTAGCATGGTCGTCACAGTAAATGAAAAAGGAAAGCTCAATGATTATGCATTCCGTACCACATTCATTGACCCATTCCAAGGAACAGTCGCTGCAAACTTTGCGATTAATGAATTAGGAGTCAAGACTGCAGCTGTTTACGGGGATAACGCAAGTGATTACGCAAAAGGTTTAGGAGCTGCTTTTATCGAAACATTTGAAGCTGCTGGCGGAAAAATCGTCAAGGAAGAATCTTATATCGCAAAAGATACAGATTTCCGTTCCACCTTAACGCGCATTAAATCAGCGGATCCTGAGTTTGTCTATATTCCTGGTTACTATGAAGAGGTTGGTCTAATCGTTAAGCAAGCTCGTGAATTAGGAATCGATGTACCGCTCATGGGCGGAGATGGTTGGGACTCTCCAACAATGGTTGATTTGGCAGGAGCGGATGCTCTAAATAATACATTTGTCACTGCCGCGTATTCTGATGAAGATCCAGATCCGATCATTCAAAACTTCGTAGAAGCATTCAAGAAAAAACACAAGGAAGCGCCAGATGGATTTAGTGCATTAGGATACGACACAGTCTACCTATTAAAGGATGCGATTGAACGTGCTGGATCAACCGATTCAACGAAGATCAAGGAAGCTCTGGAACAAACCAAAGACTTCCCACTTGTCACAGGTGCACTGTCAATCGATGAAAACCATAATCCGGTCAAATCTGCGACAATTTTAGAATATGTGGACGGACAGATGAAGTTTAACTCGAAAGTAAATCCTGAATAA
- a CDS encoding DUF2935 domain-containing protein produces MSGLNFEGVRHIPSFVMQSLEEIRFWSRIMKEHAFFLSLGFTADQTKLIQEARQYIVIFEQIEEQAANYNAQTSPEVIRQFNNQVYQAAASIWAFKRKVLGLILSCKIISNNFPLLVDHVSREAAYFAKRLKELNEGKLKPLPEAIIKENVFFLRIMADHSKFIGHLLDPSERKLVEQARDFSHDFDQLLFQAQDLDSMRPQSETVPLLEQFLDQNRVSVVSLREFKKTARELIEACKIKSIIHPLLADHVYREADHFLYIIDAFDEHLVSLQT; encoded by the coding sequence ATGAGCGGATTGAATTTTGAAGGAGTGAGGCATATACCGTCTTTCGTAATGCAATCATTAGAAGAAATTCGCTTTTGGTCAAGAATTATGAAAGAGCATGCTTTTTTCTTAAGTTTAGGTTTTACAGCGGACCAAACAAAGCTCATACAAGAAGCCCGGCAGTATATTGTGATTTTTGAGCAAATCGAAGAGCAGGCTGCCAACTACAATGCACAAACGAGTCCGGAAGTAATACGTCAGTTTAATAACCAAGTATACCAAGCAGCCGCCTCGATTTGGGCATTCAAACGAAAAGTGCTGGGCCTGATCCTGAGCTGCAAAATCATATCGAACAACTTTCCTCTCTTAGTGGACCACGTTAGTAGAGAGGCGGCATACTTTGCAAAACGCCTCAAAGAATTAAATGAAGGAAAATTAAAACCCCTGCCCGAAGCAATCATTAAAGAAAATGTATTCTTTTTGCGCATCATGGCGGATCATTCCAAGTTTATCGGTCACTTACTAGATCCGTCTGAACGTAAACTTGTCGAACAGGCTAGGGATTTTAGCCATGATTTTGATCAATTGTTATTCCAGGCACAAGACCTGGATAGCATGCGCCCGCAATCAGAGACAGTTCCTCTCCTTGAACAATTCCTAGATCAAAACCGGGTGTCCGTAGTATCGCTTCGTGAATTTAAAAAGACTGCAAGAGAACTCATTGAGGCCTGTAAAATCAAGAGTATCATCCATCCGCTTCTCGCGGATCATGTATACCGGGAGGCTGATCACTTCCTTTATATCATCGACGCATTTGATGAGCACCTGGTTTCTTTGCAAACATGA
- a CDS encoding holin family protein codes for MEYIKMIPVFFVGLLTYLFGEWSSLLTILVALVVIDFVTGMLAGALNGELKSSIGMIGITRKVFIFAMVAVAHLIDLLLIENGIESVEVVMSMVVVFYAINEILSITENAGRIGLPVPKQVRNVIEILQNKKDGR; via the coding sequence GTGGAATATATTAAAATGATTCCAGTATTCTTTGTGGGGTTATTAACATATTTATTTGGAGAATGGAGTTCTTTACTCACGATATTAGTTGCATTGGTAGTGATCGATTTTGTAACCGGGATGTTAGCCGGGGCATTAAATGGTGAGTTGAAAAGTAGTATAGGAATGATTGGTATTACCCGGAAAGTTTTTATTTTTGCAATGGTCGCTGTGGCTCATTTAATTGATCTTCTACTAATTGAGAATGGAATTGAATCTGTAGAAGTTGTAATGTCAATGGTTGTTGTGTTTTATGCAATAAACGAAATTTTATCCATTACTGAAAATGCCGGAAGAATTGGACTACCCGTGCCTAAACAAGTACGGAACGTGATTGAGATATTACAAAACAAAAAGGATGGTAGATAA
- a CDS encoding ABC transporter ATP-binding protein produces MSNKPLLSVQNVGINFGGLKAVSEFNMEIHQGELVGLIGPNGAGKTTSFNLLTGVYTPTFGEIIFNGQKLNKLAPYQVTKRGISRTFQNIRLFNELSVLDNVKVAYHSLAKNSIVSSILRLPSHFAGEKEMEEKSIEFLKIFNLHEDLYSLAKNLPYGKQRRLEIARALAAGPKLLLLDEPAAGMNPQETQELMSLIALIREKFDLTILLIEHDMNLVMGICERIYVLDHGVLIADGSPEEIRSHPKVIEAYLGEEVPAVHA; encoded by the coding sequence ATGTCAAATAAGCCATTGCTCTCCGTACAAAATGTTGGCATCAATTTTGGGGGATTAAAAGCTGTCTCGGAATTTAATATGGAAATCCATCAAGGGGAGTTAGTCGGGTTAATAGGACCGAACGGGGCTGGTAAAACGACGAGCTTTAACCTATTAACGGGAGTGTATACACCAACATTTGGTGAAATTATATTTAACGGCCAAAAGCTTAATAAACTCGCTCCCTATCAAGTAACAAAAAGAGGGATTAGCCGTACATTTCAAAATATCCGTTTGTTTAATGAACTATCCGTTTTAGATAATGTGAAAGTAGCGTATCATTCACTCGCCAAAAATTCCATTGTTAGCTCAATATTGCGGTTACCTTCCCATTTTGCCGGGGAAAAGGAAATGGAAGAAAAATCGATTGAGTTTTTGAAGATCTTTAATTTACATGAAGATTTATATTCCCTGGCAAAAAATTTACCATACGGGAAACAGCGCAGGTTAGAAATCGCTCGTGCATTAGCAGCTGGCCCTAAATTACTTTTGCTAGACGAACCAGCTGCAGGCATGAACCCTCAAGAAACGCAGGAACTCATGTCCCTCATAGCGCTCATCAGGGAAAAATTCGATTTAACAATTTTACTCATTGAGCACGACATGAACTTAGTCATGGGGATTTGTGAACGCATATATGTGCTGGACCACGGGGTCTTAATAGCCGATGGCTCACCTGAAGAAATTCGCAGTCATCCGAAAGTCATCGAAGCTTATTTAGGAGAGGAGGTCCCAGCTGTCCATGCTTAG
- a CDS encoding branched-chain amino acid ABC transporter permease codes for MEWIQQLVNGISLGSIYALIALGYTMVYGIIKLINFAHGDVFMVGSFVGFYSIVGLGLDFFTALVLAMIFCAIFGVLIERIAYKRLRNATRIAALITAIGVSLLIENGFIFTWGPQPKAFPDIIANGTFEILGAKISIKSILILSISITLMVILQFIVHKTKIGKAMRAVSHDNEAARLMGINVDNTISATFAIGSALAGAAGVIFGLYYTKIDPLMGIIPGIKAFVAAVLGGIGIIPGAMVGGLVLGVIETFVNASGFSLWRDAAAFVILILILIFRPNGIFGKNTREKV; via the coding sequence ATGGAATGGATTCAGCAGCTGGTGAATGGTATTTCACTCGGAAGCATTTATGCATTAATCGCACTTGGCTACACGATGGTATATGGAATCATAAAACTTATTAACTTCGCACATGGGGACGTATTCATGGTCGGTTCGTTTGTTGGATTCTATTCCATTGTAGGATTAGGTCTCGACTTCTTTACAGCATTAGTTTTAGCGATGATTTTTTGTGCTATATTCGGGGTGCTTATTGAACGAATTGCCTATAAGAGACTTAGAAATGCTACGAGAATCGCTGCATTAATAACCGCAATCGGGGTATCCCTCTTAATTGAAAATGGCTTTATATTTACCTGGGGTCCGCAGCCTAAAGCATTCCCCGATATTATTGCAAATGGCACATTTGAAATACTTGGGGCAAAAATCAGTATTAAGTCCATTCTGATCTTATCTATATCAATTACGCTGATGGTGATCCTGCAATTCATTGTCCATAAGACGAAAATTGGCAAGGCCATGCGTGCAGTTTCTCATGACAATGAGGCAGCTCGGTTAATGGGCATTAATGTCGATAATACTATTTCTGCTACTTTCGCTATCGGGTCAGCTTTAGCAGGAGCTGCTGGCGTTATTTTTGGTTTATACTACACGAAAATCGATCCGTTAATGGGAATTATTCCTGGGATAAAAGCGTTCGTTGCAGCCGTTCTTGGTGGAATCGGCATTATTCCGGGAGCCATGGTCGGCGGTCTTGTTTTAGGAGTTATTGAAACGTTTGTAAATGCATCTGGTTTCTCACTGTGGAGAGATGCGGCTGCTTTCGTCATCCTAATCCTAATTTTAATCTTCAGGCCGAATGGCATTTTCGGTAAGAATACACGTGAGAAAGTGTAG
- a CDS encoding ABC transporter ATP-binding protein, translated as MLSVKDIDVYYGNIHALKGLSLEVNEGEIVTLIGANGAGKSTLLKTLSGLLKPKAGTIHYLNSSIVGKPAQTIVKAGISHVPEGRRVFANMTVEENLELGAYTRKDKKGIAEDLAKIYETFPRLLERKKQLSGTLSGGEQQMLAMGRAIMSKPKLLLLDEPSMGLAPLMVQTIFQVIDDINKQGTTILLVEQNANMALSVASRAYVIETGRVILSGTAKELQASEEIKMAYLGGHV; from the coding sequence ATGCTTAGTGTAAAAGATATCGATGTATATTATGGTAATATTCATGCACTAAAAGGGTTGAGTTTAGAGGTGAACGAGGGTGAAATCGTTACGCTGATTGGTGCGAATGGCGCCGGGAAATCAACCCTTCTCAAAACATTGTCAGGACTATTAAAACCAAAAGCCGGAACCATCCACTATTTGAATTCTTCCATAGTTGGAAAACCTGCTCAAACGATTGTAAAAGCAGGGATCTCCCATGTGCCGGAAGGGCGCCGTGTTTTTGCTAATATGACGGTAGAAGAAAATCTAGAGTTGGGAGCTTATACAAGGAAGGATAAGAAAGGAATCGCTGAAGATTTAGCGAAGATTTATGAAACATTCCCGAGATTACTTGAGCGGAAAAAACAGTTATCTGGAACGCTTTCCGGTGGCGAACAGCAAATGCTGGCAATGGGCAGAGCGATAATGTCCAAACCAAAACTGTTGCTGCTTGACGAACCATCGATGGGCCTTGCGCCACTTATGGTTCAGACAATCTTCCAGGTGATAGATGATATTAATAAACAAGGGACGACCATTCTGTTAGTTGAACAAAACGCAAATATGGCTCTTTCCGTTGCGAGCCGAGCATATGTTATTGAAACAGGACGCGTTATTCTATCTGGGACGGCAAAGGAGCTTCAAGCAAGCGAAGAAATAAAAATGGCTTACCTTGGTGGTCATGTATAA